The segment CGCCGACATCACTCGACTGACGTGATCTTCATCCTGCTGGCGGATGCTGATGACCACGCCGCCGACGTTGACGAGATCGCGCACCGCTTGAATGCCCTGGATGCCGGCCTTCTCCAGACGGCTCCAAAGTCCGGTCACCAGCCGGAACGGCAGCGGCGAGGCGTAATGGCCGCTGATCGGCTTGAACGGCGGCGCGCCGAGCAGAATCGGATCGTTCCGATAGTAGATGCGATCGACCTTCACCACCGGCTGCGGCACCGTGCCGCCCATGTAATAGCCGGTGTATTCGCCGAAGGGCCCCTCGCCTTTGCGCTCGACCTCGGGCGGAGGGATCGTTCCTTCCAAAACGATCTCGGCGGAAGCGGGAATCGGCAAGCCGGTCAATTCTCCCTCGACGATCTCGACGGGCTCTTTGCGGATCGCGCCGGCAAAATCGTATTCCGGAACTCCCGAAGGACAGCCGAGGCGGCCGCACGACGAGAGAAAAATAACCGGCTCTTCCCCGAGCGTGACGGCGATCGGACACGACTCCCCTTTAGCCCAATATTTTTTGACCATCCGCATGCCGTCGTTGCTCGGGCCCTGATACATCCCGGTCGTGTTGCGGTCGTGCACCATGAGACGGTAGGTGCCGACGTTGACCTTGCCGCTGTCGGGGTCGCGCAGGATCTCCATGCAGCCGGTGCCGATGTAGCGGCCGCCGTCTTTCTCGTGCCACTTCGGCACGGGAAAACGGAGGAGGTCCACGTCGCGCCCGTCGAGGACGTTCTCATGGAACTCGGCCGATGCGACTTTCACGGGAGGCACGGGTTGATAGGAGCGATAGAATTCCCGCCAGCGCTCCATCGCCTGGCCGGTGGAAAGATCAGCCGGCATGTCGATCGCGAGCAGGGATCTTTTCAGCGTACTGCAGAGATTGACCAGCAGGCGGTACTCGGCCGGATAGCCGGGGATCCGCTCGAAAAGAAGCGCGGGGCCGCCGCGCTCGAATGACAGCTCGGAGATCACGCCGATCTCCAGGTCCCAGTTGGCGCCTTGAATTCTTCTAAGCTCGCCCGCTTCCTCGAGCCTGGCGGCAAAACTCCGCAGATCTTTGTAGGGCATCAGAGCTACCTCTTATTGTGCAATCGAAAACCTAGCCATTACGGAGTCGGAAAAACGTTGCTC is part of the Candidatus Binatia bacterium genome and harbors:
- a CDS encoding UbiD family decarboxylase, which produces MPYKDLRSFAARLEEAGELRRIQGANWDLEIGVISELSFERGGPALLFERIPGYPAEYRLLVNLCSTLKRSLLAIDMPADLSTGQAMERWREFYRSYQPVPPVKVASAEFHENVLDGRDVDLLRFPVPKWHEKDGGRYIGTGCMEILRDPDSGKVNVGTYRLMVHDRNTTGMYQGPSNDGMRMVKKYWAKGESCPIAVTLGEEPVIFLSSCGRLGCPSGVPEYDFAGAIRKEPVEIVEGELTGLPIPASAEIVLEGTIPPPEVERKGEGPFGEYTGYYMGGTVPQPVVKVDRIYYRNDPILLGAPPFKPISGHYASPLPFRLVTGLWSRLEKAGIQGIQAVRDLVNVGGVVISIRQQDEDHVSRVMSALDKSPIQQRLLVLVDDDVDVDDPREVLWAIGTRMDPASGTKVSTIETDWVFNPMLSIEQRTDKPAYPFSRLIVNACRPYRRLGDFPPVNLFSEGRREEAWKKWRMDEWLK